In Haliotis asinina isolate JCU_RB_2024 chromosome 15, JCU_Hal_asi_v2, whole genome shotgun sequence, the sequence TCAGGATTGTGAGGATTCATGATGCAGATTAGATTCTCATATACCAAAGCTCCTAAAGTAGGAATGGACATTAAAAGCCTGGTGAACTGCCATTGTTATATATCTTTGGATACTTACAGCAATTCTAATCACAGGTCCATAAAATATCAAGTTGGCTCACGCTTTTGGAATTAAAACATCTGAATTTAGACATTTCAAAACAATAGTCATAAGTGATAAAAACTGTATATGACTTGTATATGACTTGACATTTGTTTTAGCTGGCTGGTTGGTCAATTGCTCAGTTCATTAAAGGGTTGATAATTGGGTTGGCTGGTCAAGTGGTCGAGTTGACAGCTTGataagttggttggttggccaGTTGGTCAATTGCTCAGGTCGTTGATAGGTTGATatgttgtttggttggttggtgggTTGATCAGTTGCCCAGTTTGTTGATGGGTTGATAAGCTGAAaagttggttggctggttggtcaGTTGGTCAATAGTTCAGTCACTTGGTTGGCtgagtggttggttggttcATTTGAAGTTATCActggttttatcaatattcaagcaacacaATGCTGAATAAAATAGATGTCTCACAGTACCACAAATAGCAGCCAGGCGTTCAGCCTGATGAATTACCACCTCAACCATTAGTCTACCTCACCGATGTTCgtcttttgaaaataatacttTTCCACTCACAAAATGTATGTCTAGTTCTACCTTGAACATGCACAGGATGTGTTAAAGCTATAATTGCATATAACAACCAACTTAACAACAGATCAAAAATCTACTCTGCCAACGAGACTGGGCCTCAATGGACGAAAATAACATCTTTTTTCCCACCAATCAATAATGACGGATCCTGAAAGTCTCATAATCGCTTGTCATGAATTAATAACGTTTGAAATAGTCAAGGTCAAGCTGTTTTTAATATTGACCAACTTATAAACCATACCATCTCCCTTTACAAGTTAATGAAATCAAAATAATTTCCACATCCACACCTCGAGCACGAAGGAGTAGTTTTCTATGTGGCCGGTAAAATCATGTATGACCAAACATCCGATTTGACCTCAGAATAGAAACCTTTGCTGAATTAAATATCCATCATGCGACATATTTGAACTGAATAAACACCTCTCTCAATTCACAGATTGAAGAAAAACAAGTGTatttttcatgtacatttccacGAAATTGATCACATTACTGCGTTGATGTTGATAACAAAGATCAAAGAAATTATAGTGAATGTGTGAATATTAATTAGAACATTAGTGATAAAATCTAACAAAGCAGAACTTATTAAATATGGAGATTTATttaatgatatgaaagaaatgaAACCAGAATAATTATTAAACtggttttgaaaaatgtttagaAATAATTGCATGGTTAATACTTTTACATATTTATGCATGTAATATGCAAAGCAACTAGTTATGAGTGATATCCAAATCAATTCCAtatgttgaatgttgttgtgccATCTGTTCTTGTGCGTTTTAAGTGAACAGTTGACCTGCctctgcatgtatttgtgatgtGGGGCAGGCAGAATATGCTCACATTTTGttcaggtgtgagtgagtgtgtttaattttctgctgcacttggcaatattccagctatattgtggtGGTCTGAAAACAATtaaatcttgaccagacaatccaatgatcaacatcacgagcatcaatctacgcaactgggaaccaatgacatgtgtcaaccagttaACCAAATCATCATAGACAGGCCAGTAAACTGCATTAAGTTAACTGTATCAAAATTCAAAGTGGGAAAGAAGCACAACTGCCAAAATGTTGTCAAAAAGTCAATTTTTGTTGACATCAGAAAAGCCAAAGAATCAAGAGAACTTGATGTACATTTAACAAGTTTTAGTTGTCTTCCACTTGACAAGCTAACACAGATgccttaaaaaaaaaaaattatcatTTCTGTAGTTTGTAATGAGAATCAAAAGCAATATCCAAGCCTAATGCTTTGAATAAGAATGTTTTACATTATTagttaaaaacaaaatatcttgTTAACAGTTATTCAACATTTTCTCAGTGTTCATCCTACACTAGAGTCGGTCCCACAGTCAAGTTTGTGAAATGTGGTTATAAGCCAAAATGCTAATATAATAccctaaacagcaaaagaaatgcaggtTTAAAAAAACCCTGAAATCTCATCAAAGAAAGCATTCATGTTATGACTTGTATTAAAAAACTTAACCAACACTGACCTTGCAGTTCAGTATATGACAGATGAAACTGAGCATTGCGACCAAAGTGATACAATTCAGTTTTCTGAAGATAATCAAGCAGCATTTGTTACTACATAAAAATCAAAATTCATGCAAGAACGGATATAACACCTATCTCTAAACAGTATTATTtttatgtagataatgtatgaAACTAATCTTttagagaaaaaaaaatcatgagAATTAAAATTCATCTTAAAGCAATGTTAACGATAACTCAACAAAAAAATAAGTTGTCACGAAAATCCAACATTTTCTGATTTCTAGAAATGTTACTCCTCTACCCATATCTATCCATTTTCCAATTTCCATCTTATATATGCATGTTCAAGTGATAATGTAATTTCTGGTTTTATTGGACAGAATTTATCCTCAAGCCACGATAAATATCAATACACAGATCCAGCTGAACCCCAGTGATAAACCAATCAGTGATTGTCTTGGGACTAACCCATGCCAAGACAAGATATAATGTTTTCATCACAACTAATGCAAATCAGTCTTTATCAAAGGTCTGGGAATATATTTCCTGATAATGTGTGACAACATAATTGGCAAGAAATTGCAATGTTTGACCAAGGTCATAGAGAGGTCTGTGACGAGTGTTGGTAGAAGCTGACCATGTCAGATGCGGTCAATTCATCAGTGTCAATAGTATTGTCTTCAAAACTAGTTATGAGGTATTTAGTAAAGCAGGTGTGGTGgaaaatgtcaataaatatcaTATAGGTTAAGACTACTTGTAAAGAAAGTAGTATCCACTGTCAGAATGCAAGAATGGAGTTAAAAAGTCCATATACCTGACAATAAGTTATATTTGTGAGGACAAAGAACAAATTTAGAAAATGATGTTAGTCAAGGTTGAATGAAAAAGCCATGAATCTAGCACAAGACAAAGGAGGCTACCAGTGCAACCAAGTAACCTAATGGAAATGTCACAGTGCAATTCTGAAATAACTGAGTGAATCTGAGCACAATCACTTTAAGCAATACTCCATCCTGACATCATGAAAGTGGAGCCCAAGAATCTAATTCACTGAATGTAACCCTTTGGGGATTGAAACCCATGTGTTCAACATGAGTAAACACTCCAACAACCAGCCTAACCCACAATCCTTAATGCAGAACGCAAATACTCCAGGACAGATATAGATAAAAATGGCAGATCACATATGTGAATAatttgaaaatgcattttcatttGACTTTCTCAAAGAGCACTGCCTGGAATAGCAAATATCTGTCGTCTTTGATGGGTCAGAATTACAAAGTCACATTTGTTCAACCTATACGTCATTCAATGGTCAAATATACGATGTATGCGATCTAAAATGCCAATTTATCGCTGTagaaataacaaaatcaaaacaagtcACTGGAAATGTAAATTGACCATTGTCGCATTTTGTCTGTTCCCCAGAAATGCAGACAGCATAAATCATGCAAGGAAAATAGGTCCTACCCATGCAATAAAGTCATATTTTCTTTATCATGTATAAAAGGGTTCAGAGTAACTTTGTaacctgaaaaaaacccaacaaatagCCTTGACGTGTTTTGCCCGTATAACAAATTTTTCCCGTATTTTTCCAGACAACAGCAACATTGACAGAACAGCCAGATTGACAAGATGATCGTAAATTACACAAGCATTGATGTCCATTCTGCAAAAGCCTGTCCACCACAGAACAAGTGACAAGTGTTGCAAGCCAGGAAAGTAGTATAAAACCAACACCATCAAGTTGTTCCTTATAATGGGAAACTCCAGAGAAAGTGCTCTCATCTCATAAAAGcatggatgacaactttttGTACACGAAGGCGCCGGACACAAACTCTGGCTTCAGCACCTCGGAAGTGTTTGTTAATGGCCAGTTTACGACCATTGCTCCATCGCTAGACCTTGCCGCCAACAGCTCCATCAAGGAGGACGATTACTGGAGAGTTAATGGGTCATTCAGCAATGTCTGCAATTCAAACTTCTCAATGGTGTGGAAGCTTACAAGCCCGGTGTGTTCAACGCGGTTCCAGACTTTTGCATCATTTATGATTGTTCTGATTGTGCTTACAGTAATTACCCTGTTGACCATCATCGGGAACAGTCTGGTCATACTTGCATTGTATCAGTACCGCTCACTCCGGACAATGTCCAATTGCCTCATCGGCAATCTGGCCATCAGTGATTTACTGCTTTCTATGACCGTCATGCCTATATCCCTGGGTAATGACTTACTTGGGTACTGGGTGTTCGGAAGAACAATGTGCACAATCTGGCTGTGTATCGACGTCCTCTACTGCACGGCTTCAATATGGGGACTGTGTACCATCGCATTTGATCGCTACACTGCAACAGTGTATCCGGTGTGGTACCATGAGCAGAAATCTATTCGCAAAGTTGTTGCctatgttgtgtttgtgtggatCTTTTCAATAATAATATCATTTGCGCCGTTTATTGGATGGCAGGATATGATACCAAGTTTCTACTCCTACAATTCAAATTTGAATCGCCACGAATGTATCTTATTTTCAACAAAGagttatgtattttattctgcgaTGGGATCATTCGTCCTTCCTGCCTGCCTTATGGTGTTTCTGTACATTCGGATTTTCAGTGTTTTACATGACCGATCAAACAACCTGAAATCACGGAATATGTCTTGCTATACTCCACAAAGCCCTTCCATTGGAAACGGATGTCCTCGAATAAATTCACCCGAAGATAACAGCATTGAAATGAATCTGACACGTGAAAATACAGCTTTCACGGTCACAACAGAACTGATGAACAGCACATTGTATTTAAACGGAAACACGTTTACCCCTACCAGTGAAATGATTCCGACTGAGGTCGGCAATGATGACCAGTCTTCGGATTACCCTTCTAATGGAGATTTACGATCGGTGAAACCTGTGACAGAAACTGTCAGTTTTGCAAATCCTGATTCTGACGGACATCATCTCTTGGTGACCAGCAACCCAAACGGTGATTACAAACGAAACCATAACGGTCTTCGGAAAAGCTGTTCCGATGCCATTGACCTTCAACGCCAGAAAGGCGACAATTCCTGTGATAATTCTGTTCGGAGCAAGAGTGTGAATGTTCTGTCTGATCTGTCATCTGACGACTCGGACAATCGCTGTAAGAAGACCCGTAAACACCGGTTCTCCCTTCCCTGGAACCTATCCAGCTTGGAACGCAATCAACGGATGACATTAAGCATGAAGAGACGATTTGAACTGCGAGAAACACGAGCGACCAAGCGCATGCTCTTGATAATGGCATGTTTCTTCATCTGCTGGATACCATTCCTCTTCATGTACATCACGAGAAGCTTATGTGAAGAATGTTACATGAATGACCATTTTGTGGCCTTTATCATCTGGCTTGGTTATGCTAACTCAGGAGTGAATCCAATTCTATACACTCTCTTCAATGAGGACTTTCGACGAGCATTCAAGAAGCTCCTAGGGCTCAGTGCAAGACGAAAGCCTTTCTAACATCTCCCTCTCAATCTGCCACTAAAACTCTGCCTGAATACGTATGGTCTTTCACTGTCAGACATTTCTATCACCCACAGAAATTTCATTAGCAACTACAAGGTGTCTATACCTACAAACCACATTATGAATAAAAGTTTGCTATAATATCATGTTTAATGTCACTGTAATATGTTGTTTGGGAAATATTATAAGTTGTCATTTTGGGATATCTAAGCTCAACCATGATGACCTGatatatttttgtcaaaatgtgaaaaattaatTCCGATTTTCATGAATTTTTTCGCCAATGCAGTTTCCCATAACACCTGAACATTCCTTAAACCTTGTTCTTCAGACATCACGATTAAGATGACATTCTCTCAACATCtgatcatgtttgttttttttaacttaGAAACCTTTACATAACAGAAAGATGCATTTCCCAAAATGTTTCACAcaactttttgcatgttattttATCACAGCATTTTTAAGTTCCTATGGGTTCTTCAAAATATTAAAGCAGGTGTAAAAACAAGCAACATACTATTACAGACTAGTTCAATGGCCTTCAGGTACATAAGGATTTGAAATTAAGATGAATCTACTTTTCTGAAACCAGCAAGAACCCTGTGACAAGTGTACTTCTTTTTCAAGATGATAGTCTGATCAACGACGGCTGAACAGCAATCGACCCCCAAAAATGCTTTGGAATGAAGTTAATTTTATACCTGAATGTTACTCAAAGTATCAGACGACATTTTTTCAACAGTTGGATTACCAACTGCTTTAGGAAAGGTCGCAAGACCCACAAGGGAATACAGAAGTCAGTCCTGTTCATGTTAATTCTAAAACTTTTTCACCAATATTTCAAAGTACATTGGTAgatgaattgaaaaaaaaaattttatttttgtctTGATTGGATAATAAGTCACCTCTCACATGGCAAACAGAGCAGCAATAATTCATCAGATGACATGTTTGGGAaaaaaatttccaaatttcaaGGCTTTCATTCTTTGTTAAGcttaaaatatagaaatagtGTAGTATTAATCTAAGTTAACGAAAGTTTAATCGAAATAAGTCTTCAGGTAATGCTACTATCAAGTTCCGATCATGTATATATGACGCCAAATTGTCCAAATCTATTAGGATGTAGACAAGGGAATTGAACCAAAGCCAATCCATCTGTATGCTAGAGATGAGCTGTGTTCTGTCACCTGGTGCCAAGATACTGATAGGATCAAGACATTTATATAGTGTCTCTTTGCAATTAGTGACATTAAGtcttgaaatatacatgataacacaaGCTAATAGCCATGGTTGAAATATGTTACAAACACAAGAAATTAATGTACATAATGCAGCAATATTATTTTCAATCAATGTGTTGAAACGTTTTTGGGAAAAAGAATCACCACATGCTTGTtttgatgaatatattttttgtgtatTCCTATCATTAGTTCTAgacaaaaaatgtcaaaacattgtgTAAGAAATAGAATTAATGTTataaatttcaaataaaataattaaaatactgtaaaatacttaagTATGATTAGTATGACCATGTTCCTTCATTATAATACTTtgtttactgaaatattttcttgaaattaaGACAAACGTTTTGTTATGGATGCAGGCAAAGTACATGTCCTTAAACACAAACTCTGATCCAGTGGTATCCGAACATTTATGCATGCAGCTCCATGTatgttatgattacacgatgccatttagaaagtggtgaaatgcaacatttgtcatatttgggatttcactttctcagtaaagtacaaattctagtacttttttggttgaggattcgaggggtacacaaagtatgcggtctagactaccagttgtccgactttcatttttgtggaagtcgcggtggctgagtgaactagatggctgactttgtgtgctggcgattaggtgcctgactttgagagtgcgggttcgaatcccggatgggactcaaccaaaaaagtactagaatttttactgagaaagtgaaatccatgTATGTTCTTCTCCTGCTGCTACCACTGCCACCACTATGACTACTTCTGTTCCTgttgtcatcattatcattctTGCTATCCCTGATAGGGACAATCAGCTGCAATACTGACATTTTAAGCACTGTATCCTTATTCATCCCTAATATTTTTATAGACTGCTTTGATAATAAAGTTCAAATAAGGATTCCACATCTATGTTTCAAAAGCCTTTAGGACACATGTGTAAACATGTACAGCAACATTCCCTTTAGCATATTGCCATTTTTAGCAGCACATAGACAAAATTCAGCTAATCTTACAGAACTAGAATAAACTTGCTTTGTCACTACATGTGTTTAAAACTGGTAACCATTGTGGACCTGCACCACATCCGTTTTTGCTCCTATGTAATGACATAGCATGATATAACTGGAAAACTGAGAAAAGTCACACTAAGTAcagctcacttactcactctgcCTAGATTCACTGTTCAGAACTACCTTATGCAATATGGGTAGTGTCTCTTAAAACAGGCAGTGTCCTTTTAAACAGGTAGTGTCACTGTAAATAGGTAGTGTCCCTTCAAATGGGTAGTATCACTGTAAAATGGGTAGTATGTCTTATTAAACAGGCAGTGTTTCTTTGAACAGGTAGTGTCTCTTTAAACATTTAGTGTCTCTTTAAACATGTGTCTCATATCACAGGTAGTGTCTCTTATTACAGGTTGTGTCTCATCAGACAGGTAGTGTCTTTCTAAACATGTAGTGTCTCTTCAAACAGGTAGAGTCTCTATAAACACGTTTGCTGGTTTTGTGTGCCCAGTACCTTGTACACAAGTGCTGTAATGACATATCTGAAGCCACTCTGGCGTGACAGGAAGTAATTCTGTGGGGGATCTGAAGCGagtaaaatcaaacaaaaagtgAATCTATTCTGATTGTAGGTAGTACCCTGACATTCTGCCAGGCCATCACAGTGACCTGGTTGTCTTATGTCATAGCACTGTTCTGATGTCATGGGGGAGAGGGGGTGGGAGGGCAATGGGGGAGGATTTGTTTTATAGACCTCACAACAACCAACCTGCAGAACTTTGTGTTCATCCTTCCTTAACTTGAGTCTGACACAGTTTTGTTCATCGTTTTGTTTCCTTCACAACCAACTCTCAGTTTGATGCAGTTTTGATCATCCTTCCCTCACAACCAACTCTCAGTTTGATGCAGTTTTGATCATCCTTCCCTCACAACCAACTCTCAGTTTGATGCAGTTTTGATCATCCTTCCCTCACAACCAACTCTTATCCTGAAAAAAATTGTTCATCCCTGACTTACAACCAATTCTCATTGTGAAGCATCTTCGTTCATCCCTGACTTACAACCAATTCTCATTGTGAAGCATCTTCGTTCATCCCTGACTTACAACCAACTCCCATCCTGGGACAAACTTGTTCATCCTTCCCTCACAACCAACCACTATCCTGAGACAAACTTCACCATTCCCTTCCCAACTTCACAACATCTTTGCATCTAAAAACAGACCGACCAACTATCCCAAGCCATCAGATAAAAGTCAGATGCCCCGTCAAGAACCCCAACACTTTTCCTGTCTCTCCTTGCTCCTTTTTCTGACAACCATCTTTCCTTAGCATCATTGAAGGAAGAGAAAAAATGTGCAATGTGTAAGGTAATTAACCAACCATATGTCAGCTCAAACAATCTTTCAAAGTTAGATAAGACTGTCACGAGGCTGtgtattttcagctgaaaaatcATTGAGAGCGTAAATCTGAATGTCCAAAGACTCACACACACCATACTGCCACCATTGTTCCCGTTTATCCATTAATAATGCATTACTTCACCATACCACGCAGTTTGAATGACGATGGAGAACAGTAATGAGACTCACGAGAACATTATAATACTGTTGCCTGCAACGCAAGCACTCTATCAGAAGCGTTAAATAACCCCTCCACTGAACGTCACCATTCAATAAATCATTGCACGTGAAAAGTTATGACCAAAAGGGGAACATTTTAAAGCAAATTTACTGCATGATGAATTAAAAGTTCAGAATGAATAATGGTCGACCAGCACTGTAGCTAACCTGGATGCAAAATCAAATGTCCACACAAGCTGCTGTCAGTGTAGATTTCCAAATATTTTTGACATGAATAGTAAGGAAAAATTGACCCAAAAATCTAATGATAGGAAGAAAGAATGTCTTCATAATTAAACTCATATtgttcagggcctagattttcaaagctctcttagtactaagacagttgtaagttaatgttaatctatgtcacttaagactatcttagcaATAAGATATAACTTTCCAGTTATATctagtttcgaaaatctaggcccagtccTCTAAGTCTGCTGAATCAAAAGAAGTGAGGTATGTTTAATGTCTATTTAACAGTTTTACAGCTACGTTGCAGCATGTCAGCTGGATGTGAGAGAAAAGCCTGAAGCGATGCGCATCTTTGACATTTACTACTGTGCTAAATCCGAGAAGCCCTGAATGGTGCTGATAAACATAGAAACATAACCATGGAGAACTATGATTCAAGTCTACAATGACGGGTTTTCTTAAGCCCAAGGGACCTGGGTGCCAtgacaaaacaaccttagcactaagacttaagtctgtgttaaggtatggaagttATGTTCACATTAGCATTAAGACTGTCTTAAGtatatgttaaggtatgggagttacagtcaaTATAGTGCTAAGACTTATAATCTTAAGTATAtcttaaggtatgggagttacagtcaaTATAGTGCTAAGACTTATAATCTTAAGTATAtcttaaggtatgggagttacagtcaccatatcactaagatcgttttgtacaATGGTACCCTTGTTGTTCAAAACATACCACACTGAcagtaaaaaaacaaaatttcagagGCCAAAATTCTTCATTTGTAAAACTAACCTGCCCACATCCTAAATCctataacaacaaaacaaattccaactttcatgaaagtgttttCACCTGACTTTTAGTCAGGTGAGCTATAAATCCCTAACACAATGTagtcaaaattttaaaaattaaaacatcaaaacaaaagcaacaaaaagacaaataatCAAACAGCCTCAATAAAATATGAGTAAGTGAAAAGGCAGCTTTTTGCcacagttagcaatattcccccCAGGTTAAATAACAATGCAGTCTTCAGCACTGTGAGCAACGAGGACATTGCTCATTACATTATATTAAAGAAAAGATGCACCAGtatatgaaacattgttaaaGTCAGAGAATATCTGAAAAAGTTGATTCCAAAAACAGAACTCTCCCTCACAAACATGAACTCAAGCAAATAAATTATCTTTATCTTGTAAATAACAAGGCTTAACCCAATTCAGATTGAATTAAACTTCTTTTTTAAATGTATCCTTTGAACTTGAATTTAAAAAACTCATTCtacaaaacagtttgaaaataacaaggaagtattaaaaaaattgaaacatCAAGTTAACAGTAAAATAGAAAATTGTATCAAACAGCAAAAAcgtatttaaaaaacaaaattctCTAAACCTATTGCAATCAATCATGAGGGTGCTTTGACCTTTCTGAAGATTTGGTTGTGGTCCTCAGTTTCAAATTTAGTTCAACTTCACACCACCTATGGCTTCGTAAACCTTTGTGAACTCCTGCAGAGGAAGTCCAACTTCCGGCTACAGTCATAGCAAAACATCCCGTCGCTGATTTCAAAGAACCAATCCTGTGATAGCCTCTTCAAAGTTCAAATGTTTAATCGACGATGAGCATTTCTAATCTTTTAATCCTCTACACTTCATTTTTCAGCAATTCTCTCGGGGGAAATCGTTAGACTGGAAACTGGTCCACACTGGAGTGTCATCAATCTTGCAGAGTGGGAACTATTTGTGGTTTTCTTCGGGACTGTTTACGATATTTGATATAATTTTGTCTAAAAAAAGGCAAACACTGTTTCATGCATGTGAAGTCTCTATATTCGACATGTTCCAAAATAGATACTCCTTACAATACAATTGAAAGATGCCGCCATGTTGATTACAGAAGTAGAAAAAATAGCAATTgaattgattattttttttatgaagCATTTATTTGGGTCTGAATAAGACTTTTATGGAGATC encodes:
- the LOC137265611 gene encoding octopamine receptor 2-like, with the protein product MDDNFLYTKAPDTNSGFSTSEVFVNGQFTTIAPSLDLAANSSIKEDDYWRVNGSFSNVCNSNFSMVWKLTSPVCSTRFQTFASFMIVLIVLTVITLLTIIGNSLVILALYQYRSLRTMSNCLIGNLAISDLLLSMTVMPISLGNDLLGYWVFGRTMCTIWLCIDVLYCTASIWGLCTIAFDRYTATVYPVWYHEQKSIRKVVAYVVFVWIFSIIISFAPFIGWQDMIPSFYSYNSNLNRHECILFSTKSYVFYSAMGSFVLPACLMVFLYIRIFSVLHDRSNNLKSRNMSCYTPQSPSIGNGCPRINSPEDNSIEMNLTRENTAFTVTTELMNSTLYLNGNTFTPTSEMIPTEVGNDDQSSDYPSNGDLRSVKPVTETVSFANPDSDGHHLLVTSNPNGDYKRNHNGLRKSCSDAIDLQRQKGDNSCDNSVRSKSVNVLSDLSSDDSDNRCKKTRKHRFSLPWNLSSLERNQRMTLSMKRRFELRETRATKRMLLIMACFFICWIPFLFMYITRSLCEECYMNDHFVAFIIWLGYANSGVNPILYTLFNEDFRRAFKKLLGLSARRKPF